The Pseudomonas sp. FP2309 genomic sequence AAGGCGTGCTGCTGATGGAACTGGTGGCCGACGAGTACGGCGATGCGGCGCCGCGTCTGAACGACGTGGTACTGGAGCCGGACCAGGCGCGCGAATACCACGCCTTCCTGATTTCCCAGATCGTGCTGATGCTGTGTACCGGCCTGGTGCACGGCGACTTGTCCGAGTTCAACGTGCTGCTCACGCCGACCGGCCCTGTGATCATCGACCTGCCCCAGGCGGTGGATGCGGCGGGTAACAACCACGCATTCAGCATGCTTGAGCGGGATGTGGGCAACATGGCTTCCTACTTCGGTCGCTTCGCCCCGGAATTGAAGAAGACCAAGTACGCCAAGGAAATGTGGGCACTCTACGAAGCCGGCACCTTGCACCCGGCCAGCGTATTGACCGGCGAGTTCGACGAGCCGGAAGAGCTGGCCGATGTGGGCGGCGTGATCCGCGAGATCGAAGCGGCGCGGTTGGATGAAGAGCGCAAGCAGGCGATTCGAGCGGCGGATGATGCACCGACCACCAAGACGGCCGAAGAACCGCCGCCGCCCTGGATGCAGTGACGGGCTGAAATGGAAAGGGGCTTGTTGTGGTGAGCCTGCTCACCACATGAGCCTTCGGTTGCCTTGTGCAACCCCTGTCATGTACAGCAAGTGCCTGAAGCCAACTCCTTGAGGATCGGGCAATCCGGTCGCTCATCCCCCTGGCAGTGCTCCACCAGGTCCTGCAGCGTGTCGCGCAGTTGCCCCAGCTCCAGAATCTTCTGGTTCAGCTCATCGATGTGTTGGCGCGCCAGGGCTTTTACATCAGCGCTGGCCCGTTGCCGGTCTTGCCACAGGGTCAGCAGCTTGCCGACTTCCTCCAGTGAAAACCCCAAATCTCGCGAGCG encodes the following:
- the cueR gene encoding Cu(I)-responsive transcriptional regulator; its protein translation is MNIGQAARQSGLSAKMIRYYESIGLLKAAHRTDSGYRVYGPEDLHTLAFIKRSRDLGFSLEEVGKLLTLWQDRQRASADVKALARQHIDELNQKILELGQLRDTLQDLVEHCQGDERPDCPILKELASGTCCT
- a CDS encoding PA4780 family RIO1-like protein kinase codes for the protein MKTPKRIEPLIEDGLVDEVLRPLMSGKEAAVYVVRCGNELRCAKVYKEANKRSFRQASEYQEGRKVRNSRQARAMAKGSKFGKKETEDAWQNAEVAALFRLAGAGVRVPQPFDFLEGVLLMELVADEYGDAAPRLNDVVLEPDQAREYHAFLISQIVLMLCTGLVHGDLSEFNVLLTPTGPVIIDLPQAVDAAGNNHAFSMLERDVGNMASYFGRFAPELKKTKYAKEMWALYEAGTLHPASVLTGEFDEPEELADVGGVIREIEAARLDEERKQAIRAADDAPTTKTAEEPPPPWMQ